One Setaria viridis chromosome 5, Setaria_viridis_v4.0, whole genome shotgun sequence genomic region harbors:
- the LOC117855801 gene encoding uncharacterized protein isoform X1 produces MAAPGLDQVMAFLTDHGFAGAASALRDDVLARTAAGDDAPDAALDPRLPPLRMPGSASASGGGAGTPAPASPGSSSGSASSSAFVSMRSTPSGLLNPYGLWSPRNSQSDASSSEMEFGTARQYDTTDLFFQEGWLYDDHLFPSMLDDEDDEGKEEDKFVLGAHEGSERVEIGKLGAGHNHRHEHIGGDRCEGCAEVYTCSSPLCGCCGGGLKIDGLEVARSSSSTVYGRYQIMDDQTEILDDCAQGGFQLKQSRDVVFECDMLRDPGRGDDDSELSVVEKELQMLSSFDTDAVANHGVHDFTDNVELDDSSNKNLKSSSDKEYLKEGHRMQPFPESGDPDDAYEFQNVGSLNADVQHSTALKAEEDPETNIDLALSNFHREYEVFELRIIHRKNRTGFEENKDFPIVLSSVIAGRYYVTEYLGSAAFSKVVQAHDLQTGMDVCLKIIKNDKDFFDQSLDEIKLLKFVNKYDPLDEHHLLRLYDYFYHQEHLFIVTELLRANLYEFQKYNQESGGEVYFTLPRIQAIARQCLEALVYLHHLRIIHCDLKPENILIKSYSRCEIKVIDLGSSCFLTDNLCLYVQSRSYRAPEVILGLPYDQRIDIWSLGCILAELYTGEVLFPNEPVSMMLAQMIGIIGPIDMEMLELGQETQKYFTDDYDLFTKNEETDQLEYLIPEKSSLRRHLQCPDSEFLDFLSYLLQINPRKRPTADEALQHPWLSFAY; encoded by the exons atggcggcgccggggctggACCAGGTCATGGCGTTCCTCACCGACCACGGCTTCGCGGGCGCCGCGTCCGCGCTCCGCGACGACGTCCTCGCGCgcaccgccgccggggacgacgcCCCCGACGCGGCATTAGATCCCCGGCTCCCGCCACTCCGGATGCccggctccgcctccgcctccggcggcggcgctggcacgccggcgcccgcgagccccggctccagctccggctcGGCGTCCTCATCCGCGTTCGTCAGCATGCGCTCCACGCCCTCAG GGCTGCTGAATCCATATGGGCTATGGTCGCCGCGGAACTCGCAATCTGACGCGTCGTCATCAGAGATGGAGTTTGGTACTGCGCGCCAGTACGACACCACCGACCTCTTCTTCCAGGAGGGTTGGCTCTACGACGACCACCTCTTCCCTAGCATGCTGGATGATGAGGATGACGAAGGCAAAGAGGAGGACAAGTTTGTACTCGGTGCTCACGAAGGCTCAGAGCGGGTAGAAATAGGCAAGCTTGGTGCAGGCCACAATCACCGTCACGAACACATCGGTGGTGACCGCTGTGAGGGGTGCGCCGAGGTGTACACATGCTCATCGCCACTCTGTGGTTGCTGTGGAGGGGGGCTCAAGATTGACGGACTGGAGGTGGCCAGGAGCTCAAGCTCCACTGTGTATGGGAGATACCAGATCATGGATGACCAGACAGAGATACTGGATGATTGTGCCCAGGGTGGGTTTCAGTTGAAGCAGAGTAGAGATGTTGTGTTTGAGTGCGATATGCTAAGGGACCCTGGACGAGGAGATGATGATTCAGAGCTGAGTGTTGTGGAGAAGGAGCTTCAAATGCTCAGTTCATTCGATACTGATGCTGTTGCAA ATCACGGTGTACATGATTTCACGGACAATGTTGAACTCGACGATAGCAGTAACAAAAATCTGAAAAGCAGCAGTGATAAAGAATATCTGAAAGAAGGTCACAGGATGCAACCTTTCCCTGAAAGTGGTGATCCTGATGATGCATACGAGTTTCAAAATGTTGGGTCGTTAAATGCAGATGTTCAACATTCTACTGCTCTTAAAGCTGAGGAAGATCCAGAGACAAATATTGATCTTGCTCTCTCTAATTTTCATCGAGAATACGAGGTATTTGAATTGAGAATTATCCACCGCAAGAACAG GACTGGctttgaagaaaacaaagattTTCCCATTGTCTTGAGTTCAGTTATTGCTGGAAGATATTATGTCACTGAATATCTAGGTTCAGCTGCATTCAGCAAGGTCGTGCAAGCACATGATCTTCAGACAGGAATGGATGTTTGccttaaaataataaaaaatgatAAGGATTTCTTTGACCAGAGCTTGGATGAGATAAAACTCCTGAAGTTCGTGAACAAATACGATCCGCTAGACGAGCACCATTTGCTGCGCCTCTATGACTACTTCTACCATCAG GAACACCTTTTTATTGTCACTGAACTACTGAGAGCAAATCTGTATGAGTTTCAGAAATATAATCAGGAATCTGGCGGTGAGGTGTATTTTACTTTGCCTAGGATACAG GCTATAGCTCGGCAATGCTTAGAGGCGCTGGTTTACTTGCACCATTTGAGGATCATTCATTGTGACCTAAAGCCAGAGAATATTCTTATCAAGAGCTACAGTAGATGTGAAATTAAAGTCATTGATCTGGGAAGTAGTTGCTTCTTGACAGACAACTTATGCCTCTATGTCCAATCACGCTCATATCGAGCTCCTGAGGTCATTCTGGGCCTACCATATGATCAGAGGATTGATATTTGGTCTCTTGGTTGCATCCTTGCTGAACTATACACTGGTGAA GTATTATTTCCTAATGAGCCTGTGTCCATGATGCTTGCTCAAATGATTGGGATAATTGGCCCAATTGACATGGAAATGCTAGAATTGGGACAGGAGACACAaaagtacttcactgatgattATGATCTTTTTACCAAGAATGAG GAGACAGATCAGCTAGAGTATTTGATCCCGGAGAAATCCTCCTTGCGACGACACTTGCAGTGTCCTGATTCAGAATTTCTTGATTTTCTATCCTATCTGTTGCAAATAAACCCCAGGAAAAGACCAACGGCCGATGAAGCACTACAGCATCCATGGCTTTCTTTTGCTTACTGA
- the LOC117854772 gene encoding jasmonate-induced oxygenase 1 — translation MADCMQEWPEPVVRVQALAESGLSAIPRCYVKPPCDRPVAPPPAAALEKEHFLDDVSIPVIDLGELLAAEGGGAGLGDVTEAVAAACREWGFFQVVNHGVRPELMRAVREAWRGFFRRPLAEKQRYGNSPRTYEGYGSRLGVQKGAVLDWGDYFFLHLAPEAAKSPAKFWPANPGNCKEVSEEYGREVVRLCELLMRVLSVSLGLDEAHFQRAFGGAACGATLRANYYPRCPQPDLTLGLSAHSDPGVLTVLLADEHVRGLQVRRGAGQWVTLQPVRDAFIVNVGDQVQILSNSTYKSVEHRVIVNAKQERISLALFFNPKGNIPISPAPELVTAADGPPLYPPMTFDEYRLFIRKKGAKGKAQIEALKGQAPPEN, via the exons ATGGCGGACTGCATGCAGGAGTGGCCGGAGCCCGTCGTCCGCGTGCAGGCGCTCGCCGAGAGCGGCCTGTCCGCCATCCCGCGCTGCTATGTCAAGCCGCCGTGCGACCGccccgtggcgccgccgccggccgcagcccTGGAAAAGGAGCATTTTTTGGACGACGTCAGCATTCCGGTGATCGACCTCGGCGAGCTGCTGGcggcggaaggcggcggcgccggcctcggCGACGTCACCGAGGCCGTCGCGGCCGCCTGCAGGGAGTGGGGGTTCTTCCAGGTCGTCAACCACGGGGTGCGCCCCGAGCTGATGCGCGCGGTGCGGGAGGCATGGCGCGGCTTCTTCCGCCGCCCGCTCGCGGAGAAGCAGCGCTACGGCAACTCGCCGCGCACGTACGAGGGCTACGGCAGCCGGCTGGGGGTCCAGAAGGGCGCCGTCCTGGACTGGGGCGACTACTTCTTCCTCCACCTCGCGCCGGAGGCGGCCAAGAGCCCGGCCAAGTTCTGGCCGGCCAACCCCGGCAACTGCAA GGAGGTGTCGGAGGAGTACGGGCGCGAGGTGGTGCGGCTGTGCGAGCTGCTGATGCGGGTGCTGTCCGTGAGCCTGGGGCTGGACGAGGCGCACTTCCAGCGGGCGTTCGGcggggcggcgtgcggcgcgACCCTGCGCGCCAACTACTACCCGCGGTGCCCGCAGCCGGACCTGACGCTGGGCCTCTCCGCGCACTCGGACCCCGGCGTCCTCACCGTGCTCCTCGCCGACGAGCACGTCCGCGGCCTGCAggtccgccgcggcgccggccagTGGGTCACGTTGCAGCCCGTCCGCGACGCCTTCATCGTCAACGTCGGCGACCAAGTCCAG ATACTGAGCAACTCGACGTACAAGAGCGTGGAGCACCGGGTGATCGTCAACGCCAAGCAGGAGCGCATCTCCCTCGCGCTCTTCTTCAACCCCAAGGGCAACATCCCCATCTCCCCGGCGCCGGAGCTGGTCACGGCCGCCGACGGGCCGCCGCTCTACCCGCCGATGACCTTCGACGAGTACAGGCTCTTCATCAGGAAGAAGGGCGCCAAGGGCAAGGCGCAGATCGAGGCTCTCAAGGGCCAGGCCCCGCCCGAAAACTAG
- the LOC117855800 gene encoding uncharacterized protein yields the protein MAAAEVYSPTAAAAAQQQQRGKVASQAWRTVVGWIGFLLQVLLQILRGTPSCAQLLSFVGFRYPLLSGPAASEPSPEVAFMPLRSEIPADVAPAPAAPPEPLGRLTVVLDLDETLVSAYESSSLPVIVRTQAVEAGLHCFDMECISSDKDVDGKQKVNHVTVFERPGLHEFLQKTSEFADLILFTAGLEGYARPLVDRIDVHNRFRLRLYRPSTVTTEFREHVKDLSCVSKDFCRIVIVDNNPFSFILQPLNGIPCVPFSAGQHSDDQLMTVIFPLLKHLSLQKDVRPVLHERFHMPEWFQKHGIPQTNQAV from the exons atggcggcggcggaggtgtactcgccgaccgcggcggcggcggcgcagcagcagcagcgggggAAAGTGGCGTCGCAGGCGTGGCGGACGGTGGTGGGGTGGATCGGCTTCCTCCTCCAGGTCCTGCTCCAGATCCTCCGGGGCACCCCCTCCTGCGCCCAGCTCCTGTCCTTCGTCGGCTTCCGCTACCCCCTCCTCTCCGGGCCCGCGGCCTCCGAGCCGTCGCCGGAGGTAGCCTTCATGCCGCTCCGCTCCGAGATCCCAGCTGACGTGGCCCCTGCACCCGCGGCTCCACCTGAGCCCCTGGGCCGCCTCACG GTAGTGCTTGACTTGGATGAGACTTTAGTTTCTGCATATGAATCATCTAGTCTTCCTGTTATTGTACGCACCCAAGCTGTTGAAGCAGGATTACATTGCTTTGACATGGAATGCATATCGTCTGATAAG GATGTTGATGGAAAACAGAAGGTGAATCATGTGACTGTTTTTGAGCGTCCTGGTTTGCATGAGTTCTTGCAGAAAACTAGTGAATTTGCAGATCTTATCCTTTTTACAGCAGGTTTAGAAG GTTATGCTAGACCTTTAGTTGACCGAATAGATGTCCACAATAGATTCAGACTCCGTCTCTACCGCCCATCAACTGTTACCAC GGAATTCAGAGAACATGTGAAAGATCTTTCTTGCGTGTCAAAAGATTTCTGCAGAATCGTCATTGTCGACAACAATCCATTCAGTTTCATTCTTCAGCCTTTGAATGGCATACCTTGTGTTCCATTTTCAGCTGGACAACATTCTGATGATCAG CTCATGACGGTTATATTTCCACTTCTGAAGCATCTTTCCCTCCAGAAAGATGTCAGGCCCGTGTTGCATGAAAGGTTTCATATGCCAGAATGGTTCCAAAAGCATGGGATCCCCCAAACTAATCAGGCAGTGTAA
- the LOC117854958 gene encoding uncharacterized protein, which produces MPRLRSSWASSGPNLARSEPPETTCIFPHEIHHGPVKSNHNTRRFYIMKLENQPLKFSSITHHANVTQCLGSIGGQDWYLAVAKPSLVDGASELSGQETQDQDGSSRRSPCHWEEPVPSRAGHYYLPPDPAEVCAFRVSGLKFLKLHKGTWHAGPLFRADAMDFYNLELSNTNIVDQTIHRFRKLDGVTFVVED; this is translated from the exons ATGCCGCGGCTGAGGTCGAGCTGGGCGTCGTCGGGGCCGAACTTGGCGCGGTCGGAGCCGCCGGAGACGACCTGTATATTTCCGCACGAAATCCACCACGGACCCGTCAAATCGAACCATAATACTCGCAGATTCTACATCATGAAATTGGAGAACCAGCCGCTCAAGTTCTCGTCCATCACCCACCACGCCAACGTGACCCAGTGCCTTGGCTCCATCGGTGGCCAAGATTGGTACCTTGCCGTCGCCAAGCCGTCGCTCGTGGATGGAGCGTCCGAGCTGAGTGGTCAGGAGACTCAGGATCAGGATGGGAGCTCCCGAAGAAGCCCGTGCCATTGGGAGGAGCCCGTGCCGTCTCGCGCAGGTCACTACTACCTGCCTCCCGATCCGGCCGAGGTCTGCGCCTTCCGGGTTTCTGGCCTCAAGTTCCTCAAGCTGCACAAGGGGACCTGGCACGCCGGGCCCCTGTTCAGGGCGGATGCCATGGATTTCTATAACCTGGAACTGAGCAACACCAAC ATTGTTGATCAAACCATACACCGTTTCAGGAAGCTGGACGGGGTAACTTTTGTTGTTGAGGATTGA
- the LOC117856536 gene encoding uncharacterized protein, producing MDSAHGPRLACRCFCSLLSCRPHQRQKSPIRFSPAAPPPLPLPRGRARPRAMPPTAASAATAAAAALPSPSQRRVPAAKSVWLNPNLPTSHPLHHRHKSAAELQQRQHEDRTIDVSALVSALSVSRTLADLAAALAPHRPVSARLLGALLSRLSDPRRGVALLDLLAPDLPAPALLIPYNLLLRSACRAGDLRLASGLLLEMRDRGVAPDAFSYSTLLAALTRAGHLDHALTFLPLMEDDAVAPDLILFSNLIHLALRGGDAPKALALFSRLRGAGIRPDLKAYNAAVAAYCKSDLLRDAKRLLLHDMPADGVAPDAESYSPILAALARRGRHLAAVSLFSHMRAVARVKPDLSVFNIVLNAYGQLDLAREADRLFWNMRRAGVAPSVVTYNTMLRVYGDAGLFGEAVHLFDLMRSASDGTGGAGSSVKPNVVTYNTMIAIYGKSLEDEKAGSLVQDMQANGVQPNAITYSTILSIWVKAGKLDRAAKLFEKLREAGTEIDPVLYQTMVVAYERAGLVSQAKRLLHDLKEPEGIPKETAIRILASAGRVEEAAWLFRRAANAGEIKDSSVHRAMMDLFAKNRRHRNVVEVFDEMRKLGQLPDSEMIATTMNACGKLKEFDKAAALYQAMREEGCVFSDRVHFQMISLLGAQKDFKALETLVGELSHDPSIDKRELYLVAAGIYERADKFDKASQIISQIRSSNGFDVRKFR from the coding sequence ATGGACAGTGCCCACGGGCCACGGCTCGCATGCCGCTGCTTTTGCTCGCTCCTTTCCTGCCGTCCCCACCAACGGCAAAAATCTCCTATCCGTTTCTCCCCTGCCGCGCCACCGCCACTCCCGCTCCCACGAGGCCGAGCACGCCCACGAGCCATGCCACCCACCGCCGCGTccgcggccacggccgcggccgccgcgctgccCTCTCCTTCGCAGCGCCGCGTCCCGGCAGCAAAATCCGTCTGGCTGAACCCCAACCTCCCCACCTCCCaccccctccaccaccgccacaagtCCGCCGCCGAGCTCCAACAGCGCCAGCACGAGGACCGCACCATCGACGTCTCCGCACTCGTGTCCGCGCTCTCCGTTTCGCGGACGTtggccgacctcgccgccgcgctcgccccgCACCGCCCCGTCTCCGCGCGCCTCCTCGGCGCGCTCCTCTCCCGCCTCTCCGacccgcgccgcggcgtcgcgctGCTCGACCTCCTCGCGCCGGACCTcccggcgcccgcgctcctcaTCCCCTacaacctcctcctccgctccgcctGCCGCGCTGGggacctccgcctcgcctcgggCCTCCTCCTCGAGATGCGGGACAGGGGCGTGGCCCCCGACGCGTTCTCATACTCCacgctcctcgccgcgctcaCCCGCGCGGGCCACCTCGACCACGCGCTCACTTTCCTGCCGCTCATGGAGGACGACGCCGTGGCCCCGGACCTCATCCTCTTCTCCAACCTCATCCACCTCgccctccgcggcggcgacgcgcccAAGGCGCTCGCGCTCTTCTCCCGCCTGCGCGGCGCGGGGATCAGGCCCGACCTCAAGGCCTacaacgccgccgtcgccgcctacTGCAAGTCCGACCTGCTCCGCGACGCCAAGCGGCTGCTGCTCCATGACATGCCCGCCGACGGCGTCGCGCCCGACGCGGAGTCGTACTCCCCCATCCTCGCCGCGCtggcgcgccgcgggcggcaCCTCGCGGCCGTGTCGCTCTTCTCGCACATGCGCGCCGTCGCGCGCGTCAAGCCGGACCTCTCGGTGTTCAACATCGTGCTCAACGCGTACGGGCAGCTCGACCTCGCGCGCGAGGCGGACCGGCTGTTCTGGAACATGCGCCGGGCCGGCGTGGCGCCGAGCGTGGTGACCTACAACACCATGCTCCGCGTCTACGGCGACGCCGGGCTGTTCGGCGAGGCGGTTCACCTGTTCGACCTCATGCGCAGCGCTTCCGATGGCACTGGTGGCGCTGGGAGCAGCGTCAAACCCAACGTGGTAACATACAACACCATGATCGCCATCTACGGCAAGTCGCTGGAGGACGAGAAAGCCGGGAGCTTGGTGCAGGACATGCAGGCCAACGGCGTCCAGCCCAATGCCATCACTTACTCCACCATCCTCTCCATATGGGTGAAAGCCGGGAAGCTCGACCGTGCTGCCAAGCTGTTTGAGAAGCTGCGGGAAGCCGGCACGGAGATCGACCCAGTGCTGTACCAGACAATGGTGGTGGCGTATGAGCGTGCCGGGCTTGTTTCCCAGGCCAAGCGTTTGCTGCACGACCTGAAAGAACCGGAGGGCATCCCCAAGGAGACAGCCATCAGAATCCTGGCGAGCGCCGGTCGTGTGGAAGAGGCCGCATGGCTGTTCCGTCGTGCAGCCAACGCTGGCGAGATCAAGGACTCGTCGGTGCACAGAGCCATGATGGACTTGTTCGCGAAGAACCGGAGGCACCGGAATGTGGTTGAGGTGTTTGATGAAATGAGGAAGTTGGGCCAGTTGCCGGACTCGGAGATGATCGCCACCACGATGAATGCTTGTGGAAAGCTGAAGGAATTCGACAAGGCCGCAGCGCTATACCAGGCAATGAGGGAGGAAGGCTGCGTGTTCTCAGACCGGGTGCACTTCCAGATGATCAGCCTGCTTGGAGCTCAGAAGGACTTCAAGGCGCTGGAGACGCTGGTCGGCGAGCTTAGCCATGACCCAAGCATCGACAAGAGGGAGCTTTATCTTGTGGCTGCCGGCATCTATGAGAGAGCAGACAAGTTTGATAAGGCATCCCAGATAATCAGCCAGATAAGAAGCTCCAACGGTTTTGATGTCAGGAAATTCAGATAA
- the LOC117855801 gene encoding DYRK-family kinase pom1 isoform X2, which yields MQMFNILLLLKLRKIQRQILILLSLIFIENTRTGFEENKDFPIVLSSVIAGRYYVTEYLGSAAFSKVVQAHDLQTGMDVCLKIIKNDKDFFDQSLDEIKLLKFVNKYDPLDEHHLLRLYDYFYHQEHLFIVTELLRANLYEFQKYNQESGGEVYFTLPRIQAIARQCLEALVYLHHLRIIHCDLKPENILIKSYSRCEIKVIDLGSSCFLTDNLCLYVQSRSYRAPEVILGLPYDQRIDIWSLGCILAELYTGEVLFPNEPVSMMLAQMIGIIGPIDMEMLELGQETQKYFTDDYDLFTKNEETDQLEYLIPEKSSLRRHLQCPDSEFLDFLSYLLQINPRKRPTADEALQHPWLSFAY from the exons ATGCAGATGTTCAACATTCTACTGCTCTTAAAGCTGAGGAAGATCCAGAGACAAATATTGATCTTGCTCTCTCTAATTTTCATCGAGAATACGAG GACTGGctttgaagaaaacaaagattTTCCCATTGTCTTGAGTTCAGTTATTGCTGGAAGATATTATGTCACTGAATATCTAGGTTCAGCTGCATTCAGCAAGGTCGTGCAAGCACATGATCTTCAGACAGGAATGGATGTTTGccttaaaataataaaaaatgatAAGGATTTCTTTGACCAGAGCTTGGATGAGATAAAACTCCTGAAGTTCGTGAACAAATACGATCCGCTAGACGAGCACCATTTGCTGCGCCTCTATGACTACTTCTACCATCAG GAACACCTTTTTATTGTCACTGAACTACTGAGAGCAAATCTGTATGAGTTTCAGAAATATAATCAGGAATCTGGCGGTGAGGTGTATTTTACTTTGCCTAGGATACAG GCTATAGCTCGGCAATGCTTAGAGGCGCTGGTTTACTTGCACCATTTGAGGATCATTCATTGTGACCTAAAGCCAGAGAATATTCTTATCAAGAGCTACAGTAGATGTGAAATTAAAGTCATTGATCTGGGAAGTAGTTGCTTCTTGACAGACAACTTATGCCTCTATGTCCAATCACGCTCATATCGAGCTCCTGAGGTCATTCTGGGCCTACCATATGATCAGAGGATTGATATTTGGTCTCTTGGTTGCATCCTTGCTGAACTATACACTGGTGAA GTATTATTTCCTAATGAGCCTGTGTCCATGATGCTTGCTCAAATGATTGGGATAATTGGCCCAATTGACATGGAAATGCTAGAATTGGGACAGGAGACACAaaagtacttcactgatgattATGATCTTTTTACCAAGAATGAG GAGACAGATCAGCTAGAGTATTTGATCCCGGAGAAATCCTCCTTGCGACGACACTTGCAGTGTCCTGATTCAGAATTTCTTGATTTTCTATCCTATCTGTTGCAAATAAACCCCAGGAAAAGACCAACGGCCGATGAAGCACTACAGCATCCATGGCTTTCTTTTGCTTACTGA